The nucleotide sequence CCACCAAAGCGTAGTTCTTCTTCGGTAATTCCTCTGGAATTCAATATTTTAATCGATGAATTTCTATAGCTTACATCCATATCATATTGGCGGTAGTTTTTTACAATATCAATTAATTTTTTATCAGAATAGTTTTTGATGTTTTTATATTCAGATGAATTTTCATTCAGAAACACATTTGGATTTAAATCTTGAACTTTTACTTCTTTGGTTAGAAAGCTTTTTATTGGAATGAGTAAACTATCCAATTCAAACAAAGCTCTATCCTTAGTTGCCCTGTTGGTTAAGTAAATACTCAATGGAAGCATAATCATTGTGGACAACCATGAGGCGAAAACAGGGTCGATACTACTATCTTCTGCACTATTTTTTGCAAAAATTCCAATGAAATGATAGGTAAGGAATAATACAATAGCAATAACAATCGGTAAGCCAATTCCTCCTTTTTTTATAAGAGCACCAAGAGGAGCTCCAATAAAGAATAGTATAATACATGCAATTGCTAATGCAAATTTTTCGTAATATGAAATGATATGTTTGTTGAGGTTTGTGTCATCTCTACCTTGATCATTTAGCTTACCTCTAATCGTTTGTAAGGTAGTATTTACTGAGGATAATGCATAATTAATTAATTGTACTTTTCTTAAATTGCTTTGGTATAATTCAATAATGTCATCTCCATCAAATTCTTGGTTAATATCTTCTTTGCTGATGTCTCTATTTAATGTTGGAGCTGTAGTGCTAGCATATAATTCAAAGGCTAACTTATTATAACTGTTTTTTTTCTTAGTTTTTAAAGAATCTATGGTGTAATCTAGCTCATTAATATTTAGCATAGTATGGCGTGCAGTTACATCTTTATTTTCAAAATCCACATTATCCATTTGTGCTAAATCTATATAAAAGATATTCTTTTCAAAAGTGCTCTTTACAGATGGAAGATTTTTAGTGCGTTTTTGATAGTCTTTTGGTTGCAAATTCTCATTATAATGACCATTATAAAGAATAAGTTCTAGAACATCGGAATCGTTATGACTAATCAACTCACCAGTTTCTGCAATAATCACTGTGTGATTCCCATCATTTTTGTTTTTCTTCTTGTGAACAATAACCTCTTCTAAATACTGACCTCTATCACCGCTTTTATCTTTAACTTTAATATTTATAAGGTCTCCAATTTGATTAAATTGTCCTTTTGCTATAGCCATTGCTGGCTTTTTTTTAGCGATATTTTTTCTAAGGTTATAAAAATTAAATTCTGCAGTTGGAATGACATTGTTTGCAAAGAAAAAAGTAACTATGGAAAGTCCAAAAATGAATACACCTAAACCTCTCATAGCTCTCTGCAGTGATATTCCAGTAGATTTCATTGCTGCAAATTCATAGTTCTCTGCAAAACTTCCAAAAACCATGATTGAAGATAAAAGTATGGTTAGTGGTAATACCAGTACAATAATTCTTGGTGATACATATATTAAAAACTTAGCAATAATGTCTAGTTCTAAGTCCTTACCTGCAAGCTCATTTATATAAAGCCAAACAGATTGTAAAACAAAAATCAGCATGAGAATAATAAATACGCTGAAAAAGGTTTTTAAATATGTAATTAGTATGTATCTATCTAATATTTTCACTGAGAAAATCTAGTCTAATTTGTTGATGTAGTAATCTTTATACTTCTTTTCATCAAAGGTAAACAAGGTTTTCGACAATGGCTCGTTTGTTTTAAAAGAATTAACAGTGATGGTAGTTTTTGTATTATTAGACCCAACTTCAATAAGATTGTAGATATGCTTAGTTTTTACATCTATGCCTAGAAGCACATTTTTTATCTCTGAGTTTGAATCTATAGGAATTAATTTTACATATTGAATTTTTCTTCCATTAACATTTTGTACAATATCCATCTCGTAATCATAGCCTTCTTTATAAAATGATAACATTTTACTTGGAGTAATAGTGCTTTCATCTTCAGTGTTTTCACTAGAAATTGTTACTTCTTCATCTTCAGGACTAATATTATAAAGAGTTTTTCCATCAAAAATTCTTGTAATACCAAAAGCATTTAAAAGGTATTTATCATCTTGAAGCACTACATCACCTCTCATTTCCTGTTTGATGTTTTCTTCAGTATTCACTAATACATATTTAAAATCTATTGAAATGTTATCATAGCTTTTTGCAATAGTATTTACTTCATCTAACAGTTTCTTAGCATCATTGACATTTTGAGAAAATACTAATGTTTGACTAATTAAGATTAATGTAATTAATATATTTTTCATTTTTAATACTTAGTTTTTATTCGTTTTCGTTTGCAAGAAGTTGGTCTAGTGCTACAAGATCTGGAACTAATACTTGTCTTGCTTTACTGCCTTCAAAATGACCAACAACTCCTGCTGCTTCTAATTGATCTATTAACCTTCCAGCTCGATTATAACCTAATTTTAATTTTCGCTGTAATAAAGAGGCTGATCCTTGTTGCGCAGTCACAATAACTTCTGCAGCTTCTCTAAACAGCTTATCTCTATCAGATATATTTATATCAATACTTGTGCCAGTTTCTTCACCAAGAAACTCTGGGAGTAAATGTGCATCAGGATATGCTTTTTGAGAGCCGATAAATTCTGTGATTCGTTCAACTTCTGGTGTATCAACAAAAGCACATTGCAGACGAATCATATCGTTACCTTGCGTATATAGCATATCACCTCTACCAATTAATTGATCTGCTCCTGAGCCATCTAAAATGGTTCTAGAATCTATCTTAGATGTTACTCTAAAAGCAATTCTAGCAGGGAAATTAGCTTTAATAATACCTGTAATAACATTTACAGAAGGACGTTGCGTTGCAATTATTAAATGAATCCCAATTGCACGAGCTAATTGTGCTAAACGAGCAATAGGTGTTTCTACCTCTTTACCAGCTGTCATAATTAAATCGGCAAACTCATCAACTACTAAAACTATATATGGTAAAAATTGATGACCATCATTTGGATTTAGTTTACGTGCTCTAAACTTCTCGTTGTACTCTTTTAGATTTCTACAAAAAGCATTTTTTAAGAGTTCGTAACGGTTATCCATTTCAATACATAAAGAGTTTAGTGTATTAATAACCTTTGTATTATCTGTTATTATCGCTTCTTCGCTATCTGGTAGTTTAGCTAAATAATGGCGCTCTATTTTATTAAAAAGAGTTAATTCAACTTTTTTCGGATCAACCAAAACAAATTTCACTTCAGCGGGATGCTTTTTGTAAAGCAATGATGTAAGAACTGCATTTAAACCAACTGATTTTCCTTGACCTGTAGCTCCTGCCATTAATAAGTGAGGCATTTTGGCTAAATCAACCACAAATGTTTCATTGCTAATAGTTTTACCAAGTGCAATTGGTAATTCCATTTTTGATTTCTGAAATTTTTGTGACGCAATTACCGAATGCATTGACACAATGGTTGCATTTTTATTTGGTACTTCAATACCAATAGTGCCACGACCAGGAATTGGCGCAATAATACGAATACCTAATGCTGAAAGCGATAAAGCAATATCATCCTCTAGGTTTTTAATTTTAGAAATACGTATACCAGCTTCTGGAACAATTTCGTAAAGTGTTACAGTAGGACCAATAGTAGCTTTAATACTTGCTATCCCAATTTTATAATTGTTAAGTGTACTAACAATTCTATTTTTATTTTCTTCTAATTCTTCTTGGTTAATCCTTATGCTCTCAGTGTCATATTTTTTTAGAAGATCTAAAGGAGGGAATTTATAATTTCCTAACTCTAGAGTAGGGTCGAAGCGTCCAAAATCTTCAACCAATTTATCAGCGAGATTATCAGTTTCAGATTTTTCTTCGGTAATTTTTTCGACTTTCATTTCCAGATCTTCTTCTGGTTCGGCTGCTATTTCTACTTCTAATTTCTTTTCAGGCTCAACAACCTTTTCTTTTTTAGCATCAAGAGTTGAGTGATTAGTAATTGTTGGTTCAAGATTTTCTAATGGAATCTCAAAAGCAGACTTTATATCTTCAGCTTCGGCAGATAAGTTATTGTCAACAGGAATAAAATCAGTATTATCAGTTTCATTCCTACCTTTTTTATTAAACTCACTTTTCAGTTCATTTTTTGCTGAACTAAAAAGCTTTCCAAAATGTTGAGGAGTCATCTTAAAACGGATAGCTAAATAGGTAATTAAGCAAAGCAATAATAGAAGAACTGTGCCTATTTTACCAATATAATCTTGTAAAAAATCATTTAATTCGTAGCCAATTGTTCCACCAAGAATAGGGGTCTTACTAGCTAAAAATCCAAATAATATCGAAATCCATATAACACTTAAAGTTCCCCAAAACCAATGACGCCAAAGACGAGATTTATTAATATTGAGTAAGACATAAACACCTGATAAAAATATTAACCCAGAAAATATAAAGGAAGCTGCGCCAAAACCTTTGTAAATAAATAAATCGCTCACCCAAGCTCCAAACTTGCTCATCCAGTTTTTAGCTTCTACTTCACGCGTTGTAAATTGATCTAAAACACTTTGATCTGCTTGCCCAGTAAAAAAGAAAGACAGAAACGCTAAAAATAGGAGAATGCCAAGAATTAAAAGCAAACTACCAAAAACTAATTTTTGTTGATTAGATAATGATAAATTGGGCTTTTTTCTTGTTGGTTTACGCTTTTTTGTGGTTGGTTTTTTCTTTGCCATTAACACTTGCTTACTATGAAACAAAAATACAAATAACTAACGTTTATCCTAACAGTTATAGTATTTAACTAATCTTTGGTAAATATATTATTAAACCAGCAATAACTGCAGCAATAGAAGCAATAAAGACAGCTCCTGCGGCTATATCTTTTATAAACCCTATTTTCTCATGCTTTTCAGGATGAATAAAATCTGCAATGGCCTCTATGGCTGTATTAATACCTTCAATGCTAATTACCAATCCTATTGCAAGAATTTGTATAAGCCATTCGGTAGTCGAAATTTGAAAATAAAATCCAGCAAATGTCATTATTATGCCAATCACTAATTGGACTTTTATACTAGCTTCTGTAGTTATTAATAGATATGCTCCTCGCATGGCGTAGCCAATACTTTTTATTCTTTCTTTAAAAAAAGATGATTTTTTGGACATGTTATATCAGTTGCTTGGTTGATAGGGAAAAAGCCTCTTCATTTGAAGAGGCTTTTTTATTAAATAATTTATTTTAAAGAATCTAAAGCAGCTTTATAATTTGGTTCTTCTGCAACTTCTTGAACTTGTTCTGTATGTATAACTTTTGCGTTTTCGTCAAGAACGATAATAGAGCGCGATAAAAGACCACGAATTGGTCCATCTACATATGTAAGATTATAATTCTTCCCAAAGTTACCGTTTCTAAAATCTGAAAGTATTTCTACATTTTCTAAACCTTCCGCTCCACAAAATCTTGACATAGCAAAAGGAAGATCCATAGAGATACAAAGTACTTTGGTGTTTTCTAATTCACTTGCTTCTTTATTAAATTGTCTTACCGAGGCTGCACATGTTCCAGTATCTATACTGTGAAATATATTCATTATGACCCTTGAGCCCTTGTAATCACTTAATGTTTTATCGGATAGATTTGCTGCTGCTAATTCAAAATCTGGAGCTTTGGTTCCAACCTGTGGTATATCTCCTAGTGTATGAATTGCATTTCCTTTTAAACTTACTTCTGCCATTTTATTTAGATTTAAATTCGTTATAAAAATAGGAATATTTAGCTGGTCAACCTTAACTATAGCTTTTTTTTCTGCAATAAATTTTATCGATTTTAATATAGCATATTAAAATGTTTTCGTGTGGAAAGATGAAGAGTATTCTTTAACTTTATAGAATCAGAATTTAATTTAAAAACTTTAACAATGGAAAACAATAAGATGAGTGGAGACATTAATAATTGTCCCTTCCTTAGTGGAACTCAAAAAAACAGTGCTGGTGGCGGAACTAGTAACCGTGATTGGTGGCCTAATGAATTAAAATTAAATATTTTGCGTCAGCATGCATCTAAGTCTAATCCATTAGGTGATGATTTTGATTATGCTAAAGCATTTAGTAGTGTGAATTTTCCTGAACTAAAGAAAGATGTAGTTGATTTAATGACAGATTCTCAAGATTGGTGGCCAGCAGATTATGGACATTATGGACCATTAATGATTCGTATGGCATGGCATAGTGCTGGAACTTACCGTGTTGGTGATGGCAGGGGAGGAGCAAATACAGGGAATCAGCGCTTCGCTCCTTTGAATAGTTGGCCAGACAATGGAAACTTAGATAAGGCTCGTTTATTATTGTGGCCAGTTAAAAAGAAATATGGTAATAAAATTTCTTGGGCAGATTTAATGATTCTTGCAGGAAACTGCGCATTAGAATCTATGGGCTTTAAAACATTTGGTTTTGCTGGAGGTCGAGTTGATGTTTGGGAGCCAGAACAAGATGTTTATTGGGGCTCAGAAACAGGATGGTTAGATAATGATGATCGATATGATACAAGTGATGGTGATTTGGAAGGACATTTGGGAGCTGTGCACATGGGATTAATTTATGTGAACCCTGAAGGTCCTAACGGAAATCCAGATCCATTGAAATCAGCACATGATATTAAAATCACTTTTGGCCGTATGGCCATGAATGATGAAGAAACAGTCGCTTTAGTAGCTGGAGGTCATACGTTTGGAAAAGCTCATGGTGCTGCAGACCCTGATAAATATGTTGGGGCTGAACCTCATGGTGCGTCAATCGAAGAGATGAGTACAGGTTGGAAAAATTCATTTGGAACAGGAGTATTGAATGATACGATAACCAGTGGTTTAGAAGGCCCATGGACTCCAAATCCTATTAAATGGGATCATGATTATTTTGATGTTCTTTTAAATTATGAATGGGAATTAACCAAAAGCCCTGCGGGAGCACATCAATGGACACCAACTGCTGAGTCACATGCTAGAATGGCACCAAAAGCTGGTGACCCTAATGGGAAGCAAGCTTTGATGATGTCAACAGCAGATATGGCTTTAAAAATGGATCCAACATATTTAGAGATTTCTAAGAAATTCCATAAAGACCATAAAGCTTTTGAAGATGCATTTGCAAGAGCATGGTACAAATTAACTCATAGAGATATGGGCCCAATCGATCGTTATTTAGGCCCTGATGTTCCAAAAGAAGAATTATTGTGGCAAGATCCTGTACCAAAAGTAGATTATACATTAAGCCCTTCAGATATTGAGTCGCTAAAAAAAATGATTTTGTCCTCAAGGTTATCTATTTCAGAATTAGTAAGAATAGCTTGGGCTTCTGCTTCGACGTTTAGAGGTTCTGATATGCGAGGTGGAGCTAATGGTGGGCGCATTCGCTTAGAGCCGCAAAGAAGTTGGGAAGTAAATAATCCTGCAGAATTAGACAAAGTATTAAATGTACTAGAAGGTGTTAAAAATGAATTTAGTGGAACAATTTCTATGGCTGACTTAATTGTTTTAGCTGGTACAGCTGCAATTGAAGAAGCTGCTAGAAATGCTGGATATAATGTTACTGTGCCATTTGCTCAAGGTAGAGGAGATGCAACTCAAGAACAAACAGACTTAGAATCGTTTAGTTATTTAGAACCTATAGCAGATGGATTTAGAAATTACATAAAATTTGATTTACAAGTAGCAGCAGAAGATTTGTTGGTGGATCGTGCGAACCTGCTAACACTTTCTATTCCTGAAATGACAGCTTTGGTTGGTGGTTTACGCGTTTTAGGTGCTAATTATGATGGTTCTAACTATGGAGTGTTTACAAATAAGGTGGGAAGCCTTACAAATGATTTTTTTACTAATATATTGGATTTCACGTATACTTGGAGTGCAACTTCTCAAGATGATAGATTTTTTGAAGGTAAAGAGCGTAGAACTGGTAAGGTAAAATTTACCGCAACTAGAGCAGATTTAATTTTTGGTTCAAATACGGAGTTAAGAGCAGTTTGCGAAGTTTATGGAGCTAACGATGGTCAGGGTAAATTTATAAAAGATTTTATTGCAGCTTGGACAAAAGTGATGAATTTAGATCGTTTTGATTTAAAATAAGAGCCAACAATAGTATGAAATTAAGGGATGAGCAGCATAATCTTATCGCTTTGTAGACAAAGATATATGACTAGAGATATTGATCTTTTTTTTGAATCTATTAGAATAGGTGATAAATATAGACTTGAGGCTTTATTGGGAATTAATCCTGGATTAGTTAATACTCGTGATTCACGTGGTTTTACACCACTTATCTTTGCTACATATTTTGAAAATGAAGAAATCACTAACTTTTTAATTGAGAAGAATGCTGATATTAATGCACAAGACAATTCAGGAAATACAGCTTTAATTGGAGTGTGCTTTAAGGGTAATGCAACTATAGTTAATTTATTAATTAAGAAAGGAGCAGATATTAATGCAACTAACAATAATGGATCCACACCATTAATATTTGCAACACTTTATGATAAAGAGAATATTGTTAACTTATTATTAAATGCAGGCGCAAATAAATCTATTAAAGACTTTGAAGGAAAAACAGCTTATGATTATGCTTTGGAGAAAGAATATTGTCATTTTTTAAAACTCTTAAATAGTTAATAAAAATAATTTCCAACAAAAAAGCCACTTCATTTGAAGTGGCTTTTTGCTTATATAGCTATTCATTAACCTTAGTTAACATGCTTTTCTAAAAATTCAGCAGTCGATTTATGATCTGCTTTCATACCTTCAGAACCTTTACTCCAGTTTGCTGGACAAACCTCACCATTTCCCTCAAAGAATTGTAAAGCATCTACCATACGTAATGCTTCATCAACATTTCTTCCTAATGGTAAATCGTTTACTAGTTGGTGGCGAACGGTTCCTTCTTTGTCTATTAAGAATAAACCTCTGTAAGCGATTAATTCACCTTCAGATTGTAACATATCGTTTTCGTCATAATACGTTTCTCCTGCTAAAACGTCATAGTTTGCAGAAATAGTTTTATTTGTATCTGCAACTAAAGGGTATGTAACGCCTTTAATGCCGCCTTGACCTTTTTCCATTTGTAACCATCCAAAATGCGATTGTTCAGTATCGGTTGAAACACCAACTACAGCAACATTTCGAGATTCAAAGTCTGCTAATCTACTTTGAAATGCATGCAATTCTGTTGGGCATACAAACGTAAAGTCTTTCGGATAAAAGAAAAGAACTACATATTTCTTTCCTAAATATTGATCTAATGAAAAGTTTTCAGCAAACTCACAGCCATTTATTACTGCTTGTGCGTTAAATTTTGGAGCTTTTTGCCCTACTAATACTGCCATTTTTTATTGTTTAAGTTTATTTAAATTTTGATGACAAATATACACAACAGTATATGCTAAAAATGGCTTTGCAATTTAAATTTTTTATGAACCAATAGGTTATTCTGATTTTGAAGTAAGCTGCTTTATTTTAATAGAAAAGCCTGCGAAAATCAAGGTCATAAAAGGGCTTATAATGCTAAAGAATGCATAAGGTATATATGCAGTTGCACCAGCATATCCAAAGAGTACTTTAGAGTGATAAGCACCACAAGTATTCCAAGGGACTAATACTGAGGTTACTGTTCCTGAATCTTCTAATGTTCGACTTAAATTTTCTGGAGCTAAACCTCTATCTTCATAAGCCTTTTTAAACATTTTACCAGGAACTACTAAGGCTAAATATTGATCGGATGCTGTTGCGTTTAATGCTAAGCAACTGGCTACTGTACTAGCGAATAAACCAAAAGTAGTAGTCGCTAAACTTAATAAACCTTGTGTAATTCTTGCTAAGGCACCTATCGCATCCATAACACCACCAAATACCATGGCGCAAACGATTAACCAAATGGTACCAAGCATTCCAGCCATTCCTCCAGCAGTAAATAAATCGTTTAATTCTGCACTTGATGTTTCAACTGCGGTATCTACTGTCATGGCATCCATAATCCCTCTGTAAGCTGATTGAAAAGTTAAATTCTCGGCACCAGCAATTTTTACGACAATATCTGGTTGTGCTATTAGAGCAGCTACACCACCAAAAAGTGCACCTAATAACAAGGCAATAAGTGGAGGTGTTTTTTTTACAATCATAACAATAACTAGAACCGGAACCAAAAACAGCCAAGGACTTATATTAAAAGCGCCACTAATGGCATCCAATTTATCTTGGATTTGTGGTGTACCTGTAATATCTAAATTTAATCCTATAATTATAAAAATTAACAACGTAATTACTATTGTTGGAATGGTTGTTAAGGACATGTATTTAATATGCGAAAATAGTTCACCTCCAGCCATTGCTGGGGCTAAGTTTGTGGTGTCGCTTAAAGGAGACATTTTATCTCCAAAATAAGCGCCTGATAATACAGCACCAGCTGTCATACCCATTGAAATCCCTAGTGTTTCACCAATTCCTACTAGCGCAATACCCACTGTTGCAGAGGTTGTCCATGAACTCCCTGTGGCTATAGAAATAATAGCACAAATAACAACACAAGCAGCTAAAAATATGGTTGGATTTAAAATTTGCAATCCATAATATATCATAGTTGGAATTACCCCACTAATCATCCATGTTCCAGCCAATGCACCAACCATCAATAGTATGAGTAACGCTCCTGTGGTAGATTTA is from Pontimicrobium sp. SW4 and encodes:
- a CDS encoding peroxiredoxin — protein: MAVLVGQKAPKFNAQAVINGCEFAENFSLDQYLGKKYVVLFFYPKDFTFVCPTELHAFQSRLADFESRNVAVVGVSTDTEQSHFGWLQMEKGQGGIKGVTYPLVADTNKTISANYDVLAGETYYDENDMLQSEGELIAYRGLFLIDKEGTVRHQLVNDLPLGRNVDEALRMVDALQFFEGNGEVCPANWSKGSEGMKADHKSTAEFLEKHVN
- the tpx gene encoding thiol peroxidase; the encoded protein is MAEVSLKGNAIHTLGDIPQVGTKAPDFELAAANLSDKTLSDYKGSRVIMNIFHSIDTGTCAASVRQFNKEASELENTKVLCISMDLPFAMSRFCGAEGLENVEILSDFRNGNFGKNYNLTYVDGPIRGLLSRSIIVLDENAKVIHTEQVQEVAEEPNYKAALDSLK
- the katG gene encoding catalase/peroxidase HPI; translated protein: MENNKMSGDINNCPFLSGTQKNSAGGGTSNRDWWPNELKLNILRQHASKSNPLGDDFDYAKAFSSVNFPELKKDVVDLMTDSQDWWPADYGHYGPLMIRMAWHSAGTYRVGDGRGGANTGNQRFAPLNSWPDNGNLDKARLLLWPVKKKYGNKISWADLMILAGNCALESMGFKTFGFAGGRVDVWEPEQDVYWGSETGWLDNDDRYDTSDGDLEGHLGAVHMGLIYVNPEGPNGNPDPLKSAHDIKITFGRMAMNDEETVALVAGGHTFGKAHGAADPDKYVGAEPHGASIEEMSTGWKNSFGTGVLNDTITSGLEGPWTPNPIKWDHDYFDVLLNYEWELTKSPAGAHQWTPTAESHARMAPKAGDPNGKQALMMSTADMALKMDPTYLEISKKFHKDHKAFEDAFARAWYKLTHRDMGPIDRYLGPDVPKEELLWQDPVPKVDYTLSPSDIESLKKMILSSRLSISELVRIAWASASTFRGSDMRGGANGGRIRLEPQRSWEVNNPAELDKVLNVLEGVKNEFSGTISMADLIVLAGTAAIEEAARNAGYNVTVPFAQGRGDATQEQTDLESFSYLEPIADGFRNYIKFDLQVAAEDLLVDRANLLTLSIPEMTALVGGLRVLGANYDGSNYGVFTNKVGSLTNDFFTNILDFTYTWSATSQDDRFFEGKERRTGKVKFTATRADLIFGSNTELRAVCEVYGANDGQGKFIKDFIAAWTKVMNLDRFDLK
- the nhaC gene encoding Na+/H+ antiporter NhaC; this translates as MKSQDIKPRQPQDEHIVENVELNIWEALIPVIALVGMLAYNIFVYGDDALSGSNQFVLLLGAAVAAIVGFYNKVSYKQMLEEVAENVKSTTGALLILLMVGALAGTWMISGVIPTMIYYGLQILNPTIFLAACVVICAIISIATGSSWTTSATVGIALVGIGETLGISMGMTAGAVLSGAYFGDKMSPLSDTTNLAPAMAGGELFSHIKYMSLTTIPTIVITLLIFIIIGLNLDITGTPQIQDKLDAISGAFNISPWLFLVPVLVIVMIVKKTPPLIALLLGALFGGVAALIAQPDIVVKIAGAENLTFQSAYRGIMDAMTVDTAVETSSAELNDLFTAGGMAGMLGTIWLIVCAMVFGGVMDAIGALARITQGLLSLATTTFGLFASTVASCLALNATASDQYLALVVPGKMFKKAYEDRGLAPENLSRTLEDSGTVTSVLVPWNTCGAYHSKVLFGYAGATAYIPYAFFSIISPFMTLIFAGFSIKIKQLTSKSE
- a CDS encoding diacylglycerol kinase family protein; protein product: MSKKSSFFKERIKSIGYAMRGAYLLITTEASIKVQLVIGIIMTFAGFYFQISTTEWLIQILAIGLVISIEGINTAIEAIADFIHPEKHEKIGFIKDIAAGAVFIASIAAVIAGLIIYLPKIS
- a CDS encoding DNA translocase FtsK 4TM domain-containing protein, with translation MAKKKPTTKKRKPTRKKPNLSLSNQQKLVFGSLLLILGILLFLAFLSFFFTGQADQSVLDQFTTREVEAKNWMSKFGAWVSDLFIYKGFGAASFIFSGLIFLSGVYVLLNINKSRLWRHWFWGTLSVIWISILFGFLASKTPILGGTIGYELNDFLQDYIGKIGTVLLLLLCLITYLAIRFKMTPQHFGKLFSSAKNELKSEFNKKGRNETDNTDFIPVDNNLSAEAEDIKSAFEIPLENLEPTITNHSTLDAKKEKVVEPEKKLEVEIAAEPEEDLEMKVEKITEEKSETDNLADKLVEDFGRFDPTLELGNYKFPPLDLLKKYDTESIRINQEELEENKNRIVSTLNNYKIGIASIKATIGPTVTLYEIVPEAGIRISKIKNLEDDIALSLSALGIRIIAPIPGRGTIGIEVPNKNATIVSMHSVIASQKFQKSKMELPIALGKTISNETFVVDLAKMPHLLMAGATGQGKSVGLNAVLTSLLYKKHPAEVKFVLVDPKKVELTLFNKIERHYLAKLPDSEEAIITDNTKVINTLNSLCIEMDNRYELLKNAFCRNLKEYNEKFRARKLNPNDGHQFLPYIVLVVDEFADLIMTAGKEVETPIARLAQLARAIGIHLIIATQRPSVNVITGIIKANFPARIAFRVTSKIDSRTILDGSGADQLIGRGDMLYTQGNDMIRLQCAFVDTPEVERITEFIGSQKAYPDAHLLPEFLGEETGTSIDINISDRDKLFREAAEVIVTAQQGSASLLQRKLKLGYNRAGRLIDQLEAAGVVGHFEGSKARQVLVPDLVALDQLLANENE
- a CDS encoding ankyrin repeat domain-containing protein, coding for MSSIILSLCRQRYMTRDIDLFFESIRIGDKYRLEALLGINPGLVNTRDSRGFTPLIFATYFENEEITNFLIEKNADINAQDNSGNTALIGVCFKGNATIVNLLIKKGADINATNNNGSTPLIFATLYDKENIVNLLLNAGANKSIKDFEGKTAYDYALEKEYCHFLKLLNS
- a CDS encoding outer membrane lipoprotein carrier protein LolA — its product is MKNILITLILISQTLVFSQNVNDAKKLLDEVNTIAKSYDNISIDFKYVLVNTEENIKQEMRGDVVLQDDKYLLNAFGITRIFDGKTLYNISPEDEEVTISSENTEDESTITPSKMLSFYKEGYDYEMDIVQNVNGRKIQYVKLIPIDSNSEIKNVLLGIDVKTKHIYNLIEVGSNNTKTTITVNSFKTNEPLSKTLFTFDEKKYKDYYINKLD
- a CDS encoding LptF/LptG family permease codes for the protein MKILDRYILITYLKTFFSVFIILMLIFVLQSVWLYINELAGKDLELDIIAKFLIYVSPRIIVLVLPLTILLSSIMVFGSFAENYEFAAMKSTGISLQRAMRGLGVFIFGLSIVTFFFANNVIPTAEFNFYNLRKNIAKKKPAMAIAKGQFNQIGDLINIKVKDKSGDRGQYLEEVIVHKKKNKNDGNHTVIIAETGELISHNDSDVLELILYNGHYNENLQPKDYQKRTKNLPSVKSTFEKNIFYIDLAQMDNVDFENKDVTARHTMLNINELDYTIDSLKTKKKNSYNKLAFELYASTTAPTLNRDISKEDINQEFDGDDIIELYQSNLRKVQLINYALSSVNTTLQTIRGKLNDQGRDDTNLNKHIISYYEKFALAIACIILFFIGAPLGALIKKGGIGLPIVIAIVLFLTYHFIGIFAKNSAEDSSIDPVFASWLSTMIMLPLSIYLTNRATKDRALFELDSLLIPIKSFLTKEVKVQDLNPNVFLNENSSEYKNIKNYSDKKLIDIVKNYRQYDMDVSYRNSSIKILNSRGITEEELRFGGNLQNENYENALRYKINYTENSALSFKLYFISLFLDIIGAVLNNNGFPTIGITMMAIGAITSLGFLIYLFRSFISLSNFYKLSTNKNNINIFALMIIGIPLYFLIFYYYKNKLSEDLKQIR